A genome region from Meleagris gallopavo isolate NT-WF06-2002-E0010 breed Aviagen turkey brand Nicholas breeding stock chromosome 9, Turkey_5.1, whole genome shotgun sequence includes the following:
- the AMER1 gene encoding APC membrane recruitment protein 1 isoform X2 — protein METGCTEEAARTRSQSAACRQCKGSEQQPEENVERLSQRSDASAVAAEQQQPQAPSGKLKKTAFKLFGGKRSICTLPSFFSGRNKGQGKGASKKGLSKSKTHDGISGTAYDEGSGAQLESPSDGSRDSHPCLLPSSQSVHVAIDTSIKFDFGRQDGSPPGSIEGYEKKPNGDKSSFPRPKKGLKGLLNSIRRHRKSKVAECEKTELSEWPADPEEASKAHGTKAETPGAVEEGGPGSVPVAAACPGSSAGCGDIIAEPDILSIAESTISVERSRDTAKRSPCLVTYQGGGEEMAMSEEEYLQQIWDSTAEEGRSYEAPLPPAVSSPELQAVSSKLETRGLREGEVHPYASGAMDGVELLTPQSDQQESAPNSDEGYYDSTTPGPEDETGDGLCEIKKDRLPRDSYSGDALYEFYEPDDTLMSPSHGEQSLFESKVSHPEVFSYFLDFCLPAEKNLIQMMDQKRGVMETEEERLAAIQKELLFWELQREPGLKRLEVPSKEKCPREKQHVECKTRAANLIGKNQSCLGSEQIASQALNRSVNGGVLVARAENPEWSDFPGPLCPENCYNSQKAQGSCLIQLMKNNPGLNSDPDCALFGGSLHGSAASAKLGMFPSHRPLEHEGCSQSDHHSGVEAAGREPQADRECEPEHAMSFSQALVEFTSSGTLFSSLSESLGSSDSGSSFTQNLPVLPTMVTFDIVDVEQEGEGECEQHLEMNADEDMAASFEAFDESYVQKESFAECDERMFLGYPQGSFQSCNWGVASLPRHLRLHELSPAMPAPLSLNRRSRSLDTESLEFELAELQISKNGLKPCQLWSKWDKKYSDGARSSRSKEEAELSAPEGGEANGVLSWPGLQHLQYNTELAPGGIKPWGFAPAAGMQSSWEPSDRSGADSPFLPLSRSSARETLERQPQDLGPNRLLVRPSNLPLQPDTRQPQEASGSYRYCGEAPAKKLARVLPLGEPEPPQCISFAQSPEKPAKCKPVGVTQGMPQFRDSDDTETLKSSACFTERYGSAGKELLKARAAPGNALPSGCLSTAVNCDPPLSNTVHDAKCGSSPSAQSHCC, from the exons ATGGAAACAGGCTGCACGGAGGAGGCTGCCAGGACCCGGTCGCAgtctgcagcatgcaggcagtGCAAGGGCAGTGAGCAGCAGCCGGAGGAGAACGTCGAGCGACTGTCCCAGCGGAGCGATGCCTCAGCcgtggctgcagagcagcagcagccccaggcaccCTCCGGCAAGCTGAAAAAAACTGCTTTCAAGTTATTTGGAGGGAAGAGGAGTATATGTACACTGCCGAGTTTCTTCAGCGGCAGAAACAAAGGCCAGGGGAAAGGAGCTTCTAAAAAGGGGCTCAGTAAAAGTAAGACCCACGATGGGATCAGTGGCACTGCATATGATGAGGGCAGTGGGGCACAGTTGGAAAGCCCTTCAGATGGAAGCAGGGATTCCCATCCTTGCCTGCTGCCAAGCTCCCAAAGCGTTCACGTGGCCATAGACACCAGCATCAAGTTTGATTTTGGCAGGCAGGATGGCTCTCCACCAGGGAGTATTGAGGGCTATGAGAAGAAGCCCAATGGAGACAAGTCATCCTTCCCCAGACCGAAAAAAGGCCTGAAGGGACTTCTGAACAGCATCCGGCGTCACCGTAAGAGCAAGGTTGCTGAGTGTGAGAAAACAGAGCTCTCTGAGTGGCCTGCGGATCCGGAGGAGGCCAGCAAAGCTCACGGCACGAAAGCGGAAACTCCTGGAGCTGTGGAGGAAGGAGGACCTGGGTCTGTCCCTGTTGCTGCAGCTTGcccagggagctcagcag GGTGCGGAGACATCATTGCCGAGCCTGACATCCTCAGCATTGCTGAGAGCACGATCTCTGTAGAGCGCAGCCGAGACACTGCTAAACGGAGCCCATGCCTTGTCACCTaccagggaggtggggaggagATGGCCATGTCTGAGGAGGAGTACCTCCAGCAGATATGGGACAGCACCGCTGAAGAGGGCAGGAGCTATGAAGCCCCGCTGCCTCCAGCTGTGAGCAGTCCCGAACTGCAGGCAGTGAGTAGCAAGTTGGAGACACGTGGTTTGCGTGAAGGGGAGGTCCACCCCTATGCTAGTGGGGCAATGGATGGGGTCGAGCTCCTGACACCGCAGAGCGACCAGCAAGAGTCTGCACCTAATAGTGATGAGGGATATTATGACTCCACCACACCAGGACCAGAGGATGAGACTGGGGATGGACTTTGCGAGATCAAGAAGGACCGTCTTCCCAGAGACAGCTACAGCGGTGATGCACTTTATGAGTTTTACGAGCCTGATGACACACTAATGAGCCCCTCTCATGGGGAGCAATCCCTGTTTGAGAGCAAAGTCTCTCATCCAGAGGTCTTTAGCTACTTCTTGGACTTCTGCCTCCCTGCTGAGAAGAACTTGATCCAGATGATGGATCAGAAGAGGGGGGTTATGGAAACCGAAGAAGAGCGGCTAGCTGCCATTCagaaagagctgctgttttGGGAGCTGCAGAGGGAACCGGGCTTGAAACGACTTGAAGTTCCCAGCAAAGAGAAGTGTCCCAGGGAAAAACAGCATGTTGAATGTAAAACTAGAGCAGCCAACTTGATTGGCAAAAATCAGAGTTGCCTTGGTAGTGAGCAGATTGCCTCTCAAGCTCTAAACAGGAGTGTGAATGGTGGGGTTTTGGTGGCTAGAGCTGAAAATCCAGAGTGGAGTGATTTTCCAGGGCCTTTGTGTCCAGAGAACTGTTACAACAGCCAAAAAGCGCAAGGAAGTTGCCTTATTCAGCTCATGAAGAACAACCCAGGATTGAATTCTGATCCAGACTGTGCACTGTTTGGGGGGTCCCTCCATGGCAGTGCAGCTTCAGCCAAACTGGGGATGTTCCCCAGCCACAGACCCCTGGAGCATGAGGGCTGCTCACAGAGCGACCACCACAGTGGGGTGGAGGCTGCTGGCAGAGAGCCCCAGGCTGACCGTGAGTGCGAACCTGAGCACGCCATGAGCTTCTCACAAGCTCTGGTGGAGTTCACCAGCAGTGGCaccctcttctccagcctgtcgGAAAGCCTGGGCAGCTCCGACTCTGGCTCTTCCTTCACTCAGAACCTCCCCGTCCTTCCCACCATGGTCACATTTGACATTGTCGATGTGgagcaggaaggggaaggggagtGCGAGCAGCACCTCGAGATGAATGCTGATGAAGACATGGCTGCATCCTTTGAGGCCTTCGATGAGAGCTATGTGCAGAAGGAGTCGTTTGCTGAATGTGACGAGAGAATGTTCCTGGGGTACCCCCAGGGCTCCTTCCAGAGCTGTAACTGGGGGGTTGCCAGCCTGCCCAGGCACCTGCGTCTGCatgagctcagccctgccatGCCAGCACCTCTCTCCCTTAACAGGAGGAGCAGGTCGCTTGACACGGAGAGCCTGGAGTTTGAACTTGCGGAATTGCAGATTTCCAAGAACGGCCTTAAGCCTTGCCAGCTGTGGTCAAAATGGGACAAAAAGTACTCAGATGGagcaagaagcagcaggagcaaaGAGGAGGCAGAACTGTCAGCTCCTGAAGGTGGGGAGGCCAATGGTGTGCTGAGCTGGCCGGGCTtgcagcacctgcagtacaACACCGAGCTGGCTCCTGGGGGGATCAAACCCTGGGGTTTTGCTCCAGCTGCTgggatgcagagcagctgggagccATCTGATCGGTCAGGTGCAGACTCCCCCTTTTTGCCCCTTTCGAGGAGCAGTGCCAGAGAAACTCTGGAGAGGCAGCCCCAAGATCTGGGGCCAAACAGGCTCCTGGTCAGGCCATCCAACTTACCTCTGCAGCCTGACACGAGGCAGCCCCAGGAGGCGTCTGGGTCGTATAGGTATTGCGGAGAAGCCCCGGCCAAAAAGCTCGCACGCGTCCTCCCGCTGGGGGAGCCAGAGCCACCACAGTGCATCAGCTTTGCCCAGTCCCCAGAGAAACCAGCCAAGTGCAAACCTGTCGGTGTCACCCAAGGAATGCCCCAGTTCCGCGACAGCGATGACACCGAAACCTTAAAAAGCTCAGCCTGCTTCACAGAGCGCTACGGGAGTGCCGGCAAGGAGCTGCTGAAAGCGAGAGCTGCGCCGGGGAACGCGCTGCCCAGCGGCTGCCTGAGCACTGCAGTGAAT tgcgATCCACCACTCTCGAACACAGTACACGATGCAAAATGTGGTAGCAGCCCCAGTGCACAATCCCATTGCTGCTAG
- the AMER1 gene encoding APC membrane recruitment protein 1 isoform X3 gives METGCTEEAARTRSQSAACRQCKGSEQQPEENVERLSQRSDASAVAAEQQQPQAPSGKLKKTAFKLFGGKRSICTLPSFFSGRNKGQGKGASKKGLSKSKTHDGISGTAYDEGSGAQLESPSDGSRDSHPCLLPSSQSVHVAIDTSIKFDFGRQDGSPPGSIEGYEKKPNGDKSSFPRPKKGLKGLLNSIRRHRKSKVAECEKTELSEWPADPEEASKAHGTKAETPGAVEEGGPGSVPVAAACPGSSAGNCLVRTAADFGEAAEPDWFQADKGSCEGDMVVVPGGKDDLDAKSEVDAVVYTESNYSHLPVALHPDNDPPSLHSGDQLSLLFGDVTSLKSFDSLTGCGDIIAEPDILSIAESTISVERSRDTAKRSPCLVTYQGGGEEMAMSEEEYLQQIWDSTAEEGRSYEAPLPPAVSSPELQAVSSKLETRGLREGEVHPYASGAMDGVELLTPQSDQQESAPNSDEGYYDSTTPGPEDETGDGLCEIKKDRLPRDSYSGDALYEFYEPDDTLMSPSHGEQSLFESKVSHPEVFSYFLDFCLPAEKNLIQMMDQKRGVMETEEERLAAIQKELLFWELQREPGLKRLEVPSKEKCPREKQHVECKTRAANLIGKNQSCLGSEQIASQALNRSVNGGVLVARAENPEWSDFPGPLCPENCYNSQKAQGSCLIQLMKNNPGLNSDPDCALFGGSLHGSAASAKLGMFPSHRPLEHEGCSQSDHHSGVEAAGREPQADRECEPEHAMSFSQALVEFTSSGTLFSSLSESLGSSDSGSSFTQNLPVLPTMVTFDIVDVEQEGEGECEQHLEMNADEDMAASFEAFDESYVQKESFAECDERMFLGYPQGSFQSCNWGVASLPRHLRLHELSPAMPAPLSLNRRSRSLDTESLEFELAELQISKNGLKPCQLWSKWDKKYSDGARSSRSKEEAELSAPEVRSTTLEHSTRCKMW, from the exons ATGGAAACAGGCTGCACGGAGGAGGCTGCCAGGACCCGGTCGCAgtctgcagcatgcaggcagtGCAAGGGCAGTGAGCAGCAGCCGGAGGAGAACGTCGAGCGACTGTCCCAGCGGAGCGATGCCTCAGCcgtggctgcagagcagcagcagccccaggcaccCTCCGGCAAGCTGAAAAAAACTGCTTTCAAGTTATTTGGAGGGAAGAGGAGTATATGTACACTGCCGAGTTTCTTCAGCGGCAGAAACAAAGGCCAGGGGAAAGGAGCTTCTAAAAAGGGGCTCAGTAAAAGTAAGACCCACGATGGGATCAGTGGCACTGCATATGATGAGGGCAGTGGGGCACAGTTGGAAAGCCCTTCAGATGGAAGCAGGGATTCCCATCCTTGCCTGCTGCCAAGCTCCCAAAGCGTTCACGTGGCCATAGACACCAGCATCAAGTTTGATTTTGGCAGGCAGGATGGCTCTCCACCAGGGAGTATTGAGGGCTATGAGAAGAAGCCCAATGGAGACAAGTCATCCTTCCCCAGACCGAAAAAAGGCCTGAAGGGACTTCTGAACAGCATCCGGCGTCACCGTAAGAGCAAGGTTGCTGAGTGTGAGAAAACAGAGCTCTCTGAGTGGCCTGCGGATCCGGAGGAGGCCAGCAAAGCTCACGGCACGAAAGCGGAAACTCCTGGAGCTGTGGAGGAAGGAGGACCTGGGTCTGTCCCTGTTGCTGCAGCTTGcccagggagctcagcaggTAACTGCTTGGTGCGCACAGCAGCTGACTTTGGGGAGGCTGCTGAGCCAGACTGGTTCCAGGCTGATAAGGGCAGCTGTGAGGGTGATATGGTGGTAGTGCCTGGGGGCAAGGATGATCTGGATGCAAAATCAGAGGTAGATGCTGTTGTCTACACAGAGTCCAACTACAGCCATCTCCCTGTGGCCCTTCATCCAGACAACGACCCTCCCTCATTACATTCTGGGGACCAGCTGAGTCTCCTCTTTGGAGACGTCACATCCCTGAAGAGCTTTGATTCCCTTACAGGGTGCGGAGACATCATTGCCGAGCCTGACATCCTCAGCATTGCTGAGAGCACGATCTCTGTAGAGCGCAGCCGAGACACTGCTAAACGGAGCCCATGCCTTGTCACCTaccagggaggtggggaggagATGGCCATGTCTGAGGAGGAGTACCTCCAGCAGATATGGGACAGCACCGCTGAAGAGGGCAGGAGCTATGAAGCCCCGCTGCCTCCAGCTGTGAGCAGTCCCGAACTGCAGGCAGTGAGTAGCAAGTTGGAGACACGTGGTTTGCGTGAAGGGGAGGTCCACCCCTATGCTAGTGGGGCAATGGATGGGGTCGAGCTCCTGACACCGCAGAGCGACCAGCAAGAGTCTGCACCTAATAGTGATGAGGGATATTATGACTCCACCACACCAGGACCAGAGGATGAGACTGGGGATGGACTTTGCGAGATCAAGAAGGACCGTCTTCCCAGAGACAGCTACAGCGGTGATGCACTTTATGAGTTTTACGAGCCTGATGACACACTAATGAGCCCCTCTCATGGGGAGCAATCCCTGTTTGAGAGCAAAGTCTCTCATCCAGAGGTCTTTAGCTACTTCTTGGACTTCTGCCTCCCTGCTGAGAAGAACTTGATCCAGATGATGGATCAGAAGAGGGGGGTTATGGAAACCGAAGAAGAGCGGCTAGCTGCCATTCagaaagagctgctgttttGGGAGCTGCAGAGGGAACCGGGCTTGAAACGACTTGAAGTTCCCAGCAAAGAGAAGTGTCCCAGGGAAAAACAGCATGTTGAATGTAAAACTAGAGCAGCCAACTTGATTGGCAAAAATCAGAGTTGCCTTGGTAGTGAGCAGATTGCCTCTCAAGCTCTAAACAGGAGTGTGAATGGTGGGGTTTTGGTGGCTAGAGCTGAAAATCCAGAGTGGAGTGATTTTCCAGGGCCTTTGTGTCCAGAGAACTGTTACAACAGCCAAAAAGCGCAAGGAAGTTGCCTTATTCAGCTCATGAAGAACAACCCAGGATTGAATTCTGATCCAGACTGTGCACTGTTTGGGGGGTCCCTCCATGGCAGTGCAGCTTCAGCCAAACTGGGGATGTTCCCCAGCCACAGACCCCTGGAGCATGAGGGCTGCTCACAGAGCGACCACCACAGTGGGGTGGAGGCTGCTGGCAGAGAGCCCCAGGCTGACCGTGAGTGCGAACCTGAGCACGCCATGAGCTTCTCACAAGCTCTGGTGGAGTTCACCAGCAGTGGCaccctcttctccagcctgtcgGAAAGCCTGGGCAGCTCCGACTCTGGCTCTTCCTTCACTCAGAACCTCCCCGTCCTTCCCACCATGGTCACATTTGACATTGTCGATGTGgagcaggaaggggaaggggagtGCGAGCAGCACCTCGAGATGAATGCTGATGAAGACATGGCTGCATCCTTTGAGGCCTTCGATGAGAGCTATGTGCAGAAGGAGTCGTTTGCTGAATGTGACGAGAGAATGTTCCTGGGGTACCCCCAGGGCTCCTTCCAGAGCTGTAACTGGGGGGTTGCCAGCCTGCCCAGGCACCTGCGTCTGCatgagctcagccctgccatGCCAGCACCTCTCTCCCTTAACAGGAGGAGCAGGTCGCTTGACACGGAGAGCCTGGAGTTTGAACTTGCGGAATTGCAGATTTCCAAGAACGGCCTTAAGCCTTGCCAGCTGTGGTCAAAATGGGACAAAAAGTACTCAGATGGagcaagaagcagcaggagcaaaGAGGAGGCAGAACTGTCAGCTCCTGAAG tgcgATCCACCACTCTCGAACACAGTACACGATGCAAAATGTGGTAG
- the AMER1 gene encoding APC membrane recruitment protein 1 isoform X1, with protein sequence METGCTEEAARTRSQSAACRQCKGSEQQPEENVERLSQRSDASAVAAEQQQPQAPSGKLKKTAFKLFGGKRSICTLPSFFSGRNKGQGKGASKKGLSKSKTHDGISGTAYDEGSGAQLESPSDGSRDSHPCLLPSSQSVHVAIDTSIKFDFGRQDGSPPGSIEGYEKKPNGDKSSFPRPKKGLKGLLNSIRRHRKSKVAECEKTELSEWPADPEEASKAHGTKAETPGAVEEGGPGSVPVAAACPGSSAGNCLVRTAADFGEAAEPDWFQADKGSCEGDMVVVPGGKDDLDAKSEVDAVVYTESNYSHLPVALHPDNDPPSLHSGDQLSLLFGDVTSLKSFDSLTGCGDIIAEPDILSIAESTISVERSRDTAKRSPCLVTYQGGGEEMAMSEEEYLQQIWDSTAEEGRSYEAPLPPAVSSPELQAVSSKLETRGLREGEVHPYASGAMDGVELLTPQSDQQESAPNSDEGYYDSTTPGPEDETGDGLCEIKKDRLPRDSYSGDALYEFYEPDDTLMSPSHGEQSLFESKVSHPEVFSYFLDFCLPAEKNLIQMMDQKRGVMETEEERLAAIQKELLFWELQREPGLKRLEVPSKEKCPREKQHVECKTRAANLIGKNQSCLGSEQIASQALNRSVNGGVLVARAENPEWSDFPGPLCPENCYNSQKAQGSCLIQLMKNNPGLNSDPDCALFGGSLHGSAASAKLGMFPSHRPLEHEGCSQSDHHSGVEAAGREPQADRECEPEHAMSFSQALVEFTSSGTLFSSLSESLGSSDSGSSFTQNLPVLPTMVTFDIVDVEQEGEGECEQHLEMNADEDMAASFEAFDESYVQKESFAECDERMFLGYPQGSFQSCNWGVASLPRHLRLHELSPAMPAPLSLNRRSRSLDTESLEFELAELQISKNGLKPCQLWSKWDKKYSDGARSSRSKEEAELSAPEGGEANGVLSWPGLQHLQYNTELAPGGIKPWGFAPAAGMQSSWEPSDRSGADSPFLPLSRSSARETLERQPQDLGPNRLLVRPSNLPLQPDTRQPQEASGSYRYCGEAPAKKLARVLPLGEPEPPQCISFAQSPEKPAKCKPVGVTQGMPQFRDSDDTETLKSSACFTERYGSAGKELLKARAAPGNALPSGCLSTAVNCDPPLSNTVHDAKCGSSPSAQSHCC encoded by the exons ATGGAAACAGGCTGCACGGAGGAGGCTGCCAGGACCCGGTCGCAgtctgcagcatgcaggcagtGCAAGGGCAGTGAGCAGCAGCCGGAGGAGAACGTCGAGCGACTGTCCCAGCGGAGCGATGCCTCAGCcgtggctgcagagcagcagcagccccaggcaccCTCCGGCAAGCTGAAAAAAACTGCTTTCAAGTTATTTGGAGGGAAGAGGAGTATATGTACACTGCCGAGTTTCTTCAGCGGCAGAAACAAAGGCCAGGGGAAAGGAGCTTCTAAAAAGGGGCTCAGTAAAAGTAAGACCCACGATGGGATCAGTGGCACTGCATATGATGAGGGCAGTGGGGCACAGTTGGAAAGCCCTTCAGATGGAAGCAGGGATTCCCATCCTTGCCTGCTGCCAAGCTCCCAAAGCGTTCACGTGGCCATAGACACCAGCATCAAGTTTGATTTTGGCAGGCAGGATGGCTCTCCACCAGGGAGTATTGAGGGCTATGAGAAGAAGCCCAATGGAGACAAGTCATCCTTCCCCAGACCGAAAAAAGGCCTGAAGGGACTTCTGAACAGCATCCGGCGTCACCGTAAGAGCAAGGTTGCTGAGTGTGAGAAAACAGAGCTCTCTGAGTGGCCTGCGGATCCGGAGGAGGCCAGCAAAGCTCACGGCACGAAAGCGGAAACTCCTGGAGCTGTGGAGGAAGGAGGACCTGGGTCTGTCCCTGTTGCTGCAGCTTGcccagggagctcagcaggTAACTGCTTGGTGCGCACAGCAGCTGACTTTGGGGAGGCTGCTGAGCCAGACTGGTTCCAGGCTGATAAGGGCAGCTGTGAGGGTGATATGGTGGTAGTGCCTGGGGGCAAGGATGATCTGGATGCAAAATCAGAGGTAGATGCTGTTGTCTACACAGAGTCCAACTACAGCCATCTCCCTGTGGCCCTTCATCCAGACAACGACCCTCCCTCATTACATTCTGGGGACCAGCTGAGTCTCCTCTTTGGAGACGTCACATCCCTGAAGAGCTTTGATTCCCTTACAGGGTGCGGAGACATCATTGCCGAGCCTGACATCCTCAGCATTGCTGAGAGCACGATCTCTGTAGAGCGCAGCCGAGACACTGCTAAACGGAGCCCATGCCTTGTCACCTaccagggaggtggggaggagATGGCCATGTCTGAGGAGGAGTACCTCCAGCAGATATGGGACAGCACCGCTGAAGAGGGCAGGAGCTATGAAGCCCCGCTGCCTCCAGCTGTGAGCAGTCCCGAACTGCAGGCAGTGAGTAGCAAGTTGGAGACACGTGGTTTGCGTGAAGGGGAGGTCCACCCCTATGCTAGTGGGGCAATGGATGGGGTCGAGCTCCTGACACCGCAGAGCGACCAGCAAGAGTCTGCACCTAATAGTGATGAGGGATATTATGACTCCACCACACCAGGACCAGAGGATGAGACTGGGGATGGACTTTGCGAGATCAAGAAGGACCGTCTTCCCAGAGACAGCTACAGCGGTGATGCACTTTATGAGTTTTACGAGCCTGATGACACACTAATGAGCCCCTCTCATGGGGAGCAATCCCTGTTTGAGAGCAAAGTCTCTCATCCAGAGGTCTTTAGCTACTTCTTGGACTTCTGCCTCCCTGCTGAGAAGAACTTGATCCAGATGATGGATCAGAAGAGGGGGGTTATGGAAACCGAAGAAGAGCGGCTAGCTGCCATTCagaaagagctgctgttttGGGAGCTGCAGAGGGAACCGGGCTTGAAACGACTTGAAGTTCCCAGCAAAGAGAAGTGTCCCAGGGAAAAACAGCATGTTGAATGTAAAACTAGAGCAGCCAACTTGATTGGCAAAAATCAGAGTTGCCTTGGTAGTGAGCAGATTGCCTCTCAAGCTCTAAACAGGAGTGTGAATGGTGGGGTTTTGGTGGCTAGAGCTGAAAATCCAGAGTGGAGTGATTTTCCAGGGCCTTTGTGTCCAGAGAACTGTTACAACAGCCAAAAAGCGCAAGGAAGTTGCCTTATTCAGCTCATGAAGAACAACCCAGGATTGAATTCTGATCCAGACTGTGCACTGTTTGGGGGGTCCCTCCATGGCAGTGCAGCTTCAGCCAAACTGGGGATGTTCCCCAGCCACAGACCCCTGGAGCATGAGGGCTGCTCACAGAGCGACCACCACAGTGGGGTGGAGGCTGCTGGCAGAGAGCCCCAGGCTGACCGTGAGTGCGAACCTGAGCACGCCATGAGCTTCTCACAAGCTCTGGTGGAGTTCACCAGCAGTGGCaccctcttctccagcctgtcgGAAAGCCTGGGCAGCTCCGACTCTGGCTCTTCCTTCACTCAGAACCTCCCCGTCCTTCCCACCATGGTCACATTTGACATTGTCGATGTGgagcaggaaggggaaggggagtGCGAGCAGCACCTCGAGATGAATGCTGATGAAGACATGGCTGCATCCTTTGAGGCCTTCGATGAGAGCTATGTGCAGAAGGAGTCGTTTGCTGAATGTGACGAGAGAATGTTCCTGGGGTACCCCCAGGGCTCCTTCCAGAGCTGTAACTGGGGGGTTGCCAGCCTGCCCAGGCACCTGCGTCTGCatgagctcagccctgccatGCCAGCACCTCTCTCCCTTAACAGGAGGAGCAGGTCGCTTGACACGGAGAGCCTGGAGTTTGAACTTGCGGAATTGCAGATTTCCAAGAACGGCCTTAAGCCTTGCCAGCTGTGGTCAAAATGGGACAAAAAGTACTCAGATGGagcaagaagcagcaggagcaaaGAGGAGGCAGAACTGTCAGCTCCTGAAGGTGGGGAGGCCAATGGTGTGCTGAGCTGGCCGGGCTtgcagcacctgcagtacaACACCGAGCTGGCTCCTGGGGGGATCAAACCCTGGGGTTTTGCTCCAGCTGCTgggatgcagagcagctgggagccATCTGATCGGTCAGGTGCAGACTCCCCCTTTTTGCCCCTTTCGAGGAGCAGTGCCAGAGAAACTCTGGAGAGGCAGCCCCAAGATCTGGGGCCAAACAGGCTCCTGGTCAGGCCATCCAACTTACCTCTGCAGCCTGACACGAGGCAGCCCCAGGAGGCGTCTGGGTCGTATAGGTATTGCGGAGAAGCCCCGGCCAAAAAGCTCGCACGCGTCCTCCCGCTGGGGGAGCCAGAGCCACCACAGTGCATCAGCTTTGCCCAGTCCCCAGAGAAACCAGCCAAGTGCAAACCTGTCGGTGTCACCCAAGGAATGCCCCAGTTCCGCGACAGCGATGACACCGAAACCTTAAAAAGCTCAGCCTGCTTCACAGAGCGCTACGGGAGTGCCGGCAAGGAGCTGCTGAAAGCGAGAGCTGCGCCGGGGAACGCGCTGCCCAGCGGCTGCCTGAGCACTGCAGTGAAT tgcgATCCACCACTCTCGAACACAGTACACGATGCAAAATGTGGTAGCAGCCCCAGTGCACAATCCCATTGCTGCTAG